A genomic region of Rhizobium sp. NXC24 contains the following coding sequences:
- the hrpB gene encoding ATP-dependent helicase HrpB, which produces MTPSLPELPVSHVLANIGAALADERRAVLSAPPGAGKTTLVPLYLLGQGWRGDGRIILLEPRRLAARAAAARMASLLNEQVGDTVGYRMRLDNRISAKTRIEVVTEGVFARMILDDPELSGVSTVIFDEFHERSLDADFGLALALDVQSALREDLRILVMSATLDVERVAALLGRPPIIESMGRSFPIEIRHQDRPAGERIEETITKAILDAHATEQGSILAFLPGQAEITRTVERLEGRLSPETVIAPLYGNLGQKEQDAAIRPAPKGTRKIVLATSIAETSITIDGVRIVIDSGLQRLPVFEASTGITRLETVRVSRASADQRAGRAGRTEPGIAIRLWHPGQTAALPAFTPPQILSSDLSGLALDLAHWGVQDPAALAFVDQPPATTLGEARALLRQLGALDTENGLTAHGRLMRDLALPPRLAAMVISAAEFGQAREAAMLAVLLTEQGLGGQSIDLEERLRRFKTEKGERAEASRRLAGRLATAAGDSKAADAGVQVLAGSLLLHAFPDRIALQRGGRGRFVMANGRGAELPETERLAGSQMLVIADLTGRAAQGRILAAAEIARADVEEHLPGEIRTEDQSLFDKTSRQVRARRVTRLGAIIFEETPLPRPSGERAAKALADGIRELGLAVLPFSKEATQLRERIGFLHRTIGEPWPDMSDDALLSRLDEWFTPFQTEARGLSDISAGGLSNGLMSLVPHELQRDLGRMAPTHFEAPTGQRHPIQYEGEEPLLTIRVQELFGLKQHPAVGGGRLPLVLELTSPAHRPIQTTRDLPGFWAGSWKDVRADMRGRYPRHPWPEDPADALPTTRAKPRGT; this is translated from the coding sequence ATGACACCTTCGCTGCCCGAACTGCCGGTTTCACATGTGCTCGCCAATATCGGCGCAGCGCTCGCGGACGAACGACGCGCAGTTCTGTCGGCTCCTCCCGGCGCCGGCAAAACGACGCTGGTGCCGCTCTATCTACTTGGTCAAGGCTGGCGCGGCGACGGCAGGATCATCCTGCTGGAGCCGCGGCGGCTTGCTGCAAGAGCTGCGGCGGCGCGCATGGCCTCGCTGCTCAACGAGCAGGTGGGTGATACCGTCGGCTACCGTATGCGGCTTGATAATCGCATTTCCGCAAAGACGCGCATCGAGGTGGTAACCGAAGGCGTGTTCGCGCGGATGATCCTCGACGATCCCGAACTATCGGGCGTTTCCACGGTCATCTTCGACGAATTCCACGAACGCTCGCTGGATGCGGATTTCGGCCTGGCGCTGGCGCTCGACGTGCAATCGGCGCTCCGCGAGGATCTGCGTATCCTCGTGATGTCGGCGACGCTCGATGTCGAACGTGTCGCCGCCCTGCTCGGACGCCCGCCCATCATCGAAAGCATGGGCCGGAGCTTTCCGATCGAGATCCGCCATCAGGACCGGCCGGCCGGCGAACGGATCGAGGAGACCATAACCAAGGCGATCCTGGATGCGCATGCGACGGAACAGGGATCGATCCTTGCCTTTCTGCCCGGCCAGGCGGAAATCACCCGCACGGTGGAAAGACTCGAAGGCCGATTGTCGCCGGAGACAGTGATCGCGCCACTTTACGGCAATCTCGGTCAAAAGGAACAGGATGCGGCGATCCGGCCGGCGCCGAAAGGCACGCGCAAGATCGTGCTGGCGACATCGATCGCCGAGACGTCGATCACCATCGACGGCGTGCGCATCGTCATCGACAGCGGCCTGCAGCGGCTGCCGGTTTTCGAAGCGTCGACCGGGATCACTCGGCTGGAGACGGTGCGGGTATCGCGGGCTTCCGCCGATCAGCGCGCTGGCCGTGCGGGGCGAACCGAGCCTGGTATTGCGATCCGGCTTTGGCATCCAGGCCAGACGGCGGCACTGCCGGCCTTCACGCCGCCGCAGATTCTGTCCAGCGATCTTTCCGGGCTGGCGCTTGATCTTGCCCATTGGGGCGTGCAGGACCCAGCCGCACTTGCCTTTGTCGATCAGCCGCCGGCGACGACACTGGGCGAAGCGCGGGCATTGCTGCGGCAATTGGGGGCGCTGGACACGGAGAACGGGCTGACGGCACACGGCAGGCTGATGCGCGATCTGGCTCTGCCGCCGCGGCTAGCGGCCATGGTGATTTCAGCAGCGGAGTTCGGCCAGGCACGCGAGGCGGCGATGCTCGCCGTATTGCTGACGGAACAGGGGCTCGGCGGGCAAAGCATCGATCTGGAAGAGCGCCTGCGGCGGTTCAAGACGGAAAAGGGTGAACGCGCGGAGGCGTCGCGCCGGCTAGCAGGGCGGTTGGCGACAGCGGCAGGCGACAGCAAGGCTGCGGACGCAGGAGTACAGGTCCTGGCCGGTTCATTGCTGCTGCATGCCTTCCCCGATCGCATCGCCCTGCAGCGCGGCGGCCGCGGACGCTTCGTCATGGCGAACGGGCGCGGCGCCGAATTGCCGGAGACGGAGCGCCTCGCCGGTTCGCAAATGCTTGTCATTGCCGACCTGACGGGCCGGGCGGCGCAAGGCCGTATCTTGGCAGCGGCGGAAATTGCGCGTGCTGATGTCGAGGAGCATCTGCCGGGAGAGATCCGCACCGAGGACCAGAGCCTATTCGACAAGACCAGCCGGCAAGTGCGGGCGCGGCGCGTGACGCGGCTCGGGGCCATCATCTTCGAGGAGACCCCCTTGCCTCGACCATCGGGCGAGCGGGCGGCGAAGGCGCTGGCCGACGGCATCCGCGAGCTGGGGCTCGCCGTCCTGCCCTTTTCAAAAGAGGCGACGCAATTGCGTGAACGGATCGGCTTCCTGCACCGGACGATCGGGGAGCCATGGCCCGATATGAGCGACGATGCCCTGCTTTCGCGGCTCGACGAATGGTTCACGCCATTCCAGACCGAGGCACGCGGCCTCTCCGACATCTCGGCCGGCGGGCTTTCCAACGGGTTGATGTCGCTGGTGCCGCATGAGCTGCAACGCGACCTTGGCCGGATGGCGCCGACGCATTTCGAAGCGCCGACGGGCCAGCGTCATCCGATCCAATATGAAGGCGAAGAACCGCTGCTGACGATCCGCGTTCAGGAGCTTTTCGGCCTGAAGCAGCATCCGGCCGTCGGCGGTGGGCGGCTGCCGCTGGTGCTGGAACTGACGTCGCCGGCGCACCGGCCAATCCAGACGACGCGTGATCTGCCCGGCTTCTGGGCAGGATCGTGGAAAGACGTGCGCGCCGATATGCGCGGGCGTTACCCCAGGCATCCCTGGCCGGAGGATCCGGCTGATGCTTTGCCGACGACAAGAGCCAAGCCGCGTGGTACCTGA
- a CDS encoding ActS/PrrB/RegB family redox-sensitive histidine kinase gives MADADAKPQDDHHTSRRLRLQTLVRLRWLAVGGQTVTVMIVAFWLKFAVPLLACCVLIACLAWINFFLTLRYPPTHRLEPPAAFALLGLDLLQLCGLLLITGGLANPFSALVCVPVIISFASQPIRYSMALIVLAMICITGLAFSPFPLPWYDGIEINVHSVMQLGVWCSIASTMAFAAFYAYRVSMEATQLADALSATELVLQREKHLSQLDGLAAAAAHELGTPLATISVVAKEMERELSQDDRFREDVALLRSQSERCRDILRRLTTLSSEDEAHMRRLTLSSMMEEIIAPHREFGIKLELIEKSPRLGEPVLNRNAGIMYGLGNLIENAVDYARKKVTVTVEYNPDTLTIVIEDDGNGYSPEILMRIGEPYVTTRQRDDTAGGLGLGLFIAKTLLERSGAELSFGNRDPETPGARIRVEWPRMLIDSNSTK, from the coding sequence ATGGCGGACGCGGACGCCAAGCCGCAGGACGATCACCACACCAGCCGGCGGCTCAGGCTGCAGACGCTGGTGCGGCTGCGTTGGCTCGCGGTCGGCGGCCAGACGGTGACGGTGATGATCGTCGCCTTCTGGCTGAAATTTGCCGTGCCGCTGCTGGCCTGCTGCGTGTTGATCGCCTGCCTCGCCTGGATCAACTTCTTCCTGACGCTGCGCTATCCGCCAACGCACCGCCTGGAGCCGCCGGCTGCCTTTGCGCTGCTCGGCCTCGATCTCCTGCAGCTCTGCGGGCTGCTCTTGATCACCGGCGGGCTCGCCAATCCCTTTTCCGCCCTGGTCTGCGTTCCCGTCATCATCTCCTTCGCCTCGCAGCCGATCCGCTACAGCATGGCGCTGATCGTGCTGGCGATGATCTGCATCACGGGCCTTGCCTTCTCGCCTTTTCCGCTGCCCTGGTACGATGGCATCGAGATCAACGTTCATAGCGTAATGCAGCTCGGCGTCTGGTGCTCGATCGCCTCGACCATGGCCTTTGCCGCCTTCTATGCCTACCGCGTCTCCATGGAGGCGACGCAGCTTGCCGATGCGTTATCGGCGACGGAACTGGTGCTGCAGCGGGAAAAGCACCTGTCGCAACTCGACGGGCTGGCCGCCGCCGCGGCTCATGAACTCGGCACGCCGCTGGCAACGATCAGCGTCGTCGCCAAGGAGATGGAGCGCGAGCTCAGCCAGGACGACCGCTTCCGCGAGGATGTGGCGCTGCTGCGTAGCCAGAGCGAACGATGCCGCGACATCCTGCGGCGGCTGACGACGCTCTCCTCCGAGGACGAGGCGCATATGCGGCGGCTGACGCTGTCGTCGATGATGGAGGAGATCATCGCACCGCATCGGGAATTCGGCATCAAGCTGGAGCTGATCGAAAAGAGCCCGCGCCTCGGCGAACCCGTGCTGAACCGCAACGCCGGCATCATGTACGGGCTTGGCAATCTCATCGAAAACGCCGTCGACTATGCGCGAAAGAAGGTGACCGTCACGGTGGAATATAATCCCGATACGCTGACAATCGTCATCGAGGATGACGGCAACGGGTACTCTCCCGAAATCTTGATGCGGATCGGCGAGCCCTATGTCACGACGCGACAGCGAGACGATACGGCGGGCGGCCTCGGACTGGGCCTGTTCATCGCCAAGACCCTGCTGGAACGTTCGGGCGCAGAGCTTTCCTTCGGCAATCGCGACCCTGAAACGCCGGGTGCACGCATCCGTGTTGAATGGCCGCGAATGTTGATCGACAGTAATTCGACAAAATGA
- a CDS encoding ornithine cyclodeaminase family protein encodes MLVLDEEQTRAALAWPALIEAIATMFAGGCVMPVRHHHDIEVPGESHATLLLMPAWLPGQYMGVKMVSVFPDNASRALPAIFGTYLLSSGKTGEMLAAIDGGELTARRTAATSALAARYLARTDAQELLVCGTGRLSLNLIQAHAEGRELTRIGVWGRDRDKAQQVADDARAFGLDVQAVTDLEAAARSADIISCGTLSNTPVIQGEWPKPGAHLDLVGGFKPDMRETDDVAIQRAQVFVDTRAGAMKEAGDIVQPLKSGVLTEDAIHAELSELIRGTRPGRTNENDITLFKSVGAALEDLAGAILAYEHVRGKQA; translated from the coding sequence ATGTTGGTCCTCGACGAAGAGCAGACCCGTGCAGCGCTGGCCTGGCCGGCGCTCATCGAAGCGATCGCCACGATGTTTGCCGGTGGCTGCGTCATGCCGGTGCGGCATCACCATGATATAGAAGTTCCCGGCGAGAGCCATGCCACGCTGTTGCTGATGCCGGCCTGGCTGCCGGGGCAATATATGGGCGTGAAGATGGTTTCGGTTTTCCCGGACAATGCCAGTCGCGCCCTGCCCGCAATCTTCGGAACCTATCTGCTTTCGTCCGGCAAGACAGGCGAAATGCTGGCAGCGATCGATGGCGGGGAGCTCACGGCGCGGCGCACTGCCGCCACCTCGGCGTTGGCGGCGCGCTATCTCGCACGCACGGATGCGCAGGAATTGCTTGTCTGCGGCACGGGGCGGCTGTCGCTCAACCTGATCCAGGCGCATGCCGAAGGACGGGAGCTGACGCGAATCGGCGTGTGGGGACGCGATCGCGACAAGGCGCAACAGGTGGCGGACGATGCGCGTGCGTTTGGTTTGGACGTACAAGCCGTCACCGATCTGGAAGCGGCCGCGCGCAGCGCCGACATCATCTCCTGCGGCACGCTGTCGAACACGCCGGTTATCCAGGGCGAATGGCCGAAGCCCGGGGCGCATCTCGATCTTGTCGGCGGTTTCAAGCCGGATATGCGCGAGACCGATGACGTCGCGATCCAGCGCGCGCAGGTCTTCGTCGATACGCGCGCCGGCGCAATGAAGGAAGCCGGCGATATCGTACAGCCGCTGAAAAGCGGCGTGCTCACGGAGGATGCGATCCACGCGGAGCTCAGCGAGCTCATACGCGGCACGCGGCCGGGGCGCACGAATGAGAACGATATAACCCTGTTCAAATCGGTGGGAGCTGCGCTCGAGGATCTTGCCGGCGCGATCCTTGCCTATGAACATGTGCGGGGCAAGCAGGCGTGA